The nucleotide sequence ACCTGCTCGCCGAGTACGTCACGGAGCAGGGTTACGACATCAAGTTCGCCATCGAGCCGAAGCCCAACGAGCCGCGCGGCGACATCCTGCTGCCCACCGTCGGCCACGCCATCGCCTTCATCGACCGCCTCGCGCGCCCCGAGCTGTTCGGCGTCAACCCGGAGGTCGGGCACGAGCAGATGGCCGGGCTCAACTTCCAGCACGGCATCGCGCAGGCGCTGTGGTCGGGCAAGCTCTTCCACATCGACCTCAACGGCCAGCACGGCACCCGCTACGACCAGGACCTGCGCTTCGGCGCCGGCGATCTGCGCGCCGCCTTCTGGCTCGTGGACCTGCTGGAGAGCGCGGGCTGGGAAGGCGCGCGGCACTTCGACTTCAAGCCGCCGCGCACCGAGGACTTCGACGGGGTGTGGGCGTCGGCCGCCGGCTGCATGCGCAACTACCTGATCCTCAAGGAGCGCGCCGCCGCGTTCCGCGCCGACCCGCAGGTCCAGGAGGCGCTGCGGGCAGCGCGCCTGGACGAGCTGGCCCAGCCCACGGCGGCCGACGGAGTGGCGGCGCTGCTCGCCGACCGCGCCGCCTTCGAGGACTTCGACGTCGACGCCGCCGCCGAGCGCGGCATGGCGTTCGAGGCGCTCGACCAGCTCGCGATGGACCACCTGCTCGGCGCCCGCTGACCCGTCCGCCTTCCGGGCAGACGCGTTCGCGAGGGTGCCGTTCGGCCCGGGCAGCCCCGCTGCCCGGGCCTCCGGCTGCCCGCGCTCACGCGGCTGTCAGCGGTTCGCCTCGCGCCGTACATAGGCCACCGGGTCGGCCAGGACGGCCCGTACGACCAGGGCGGCTGCGCCGCGCGCCGCGTCGCCCGCCGACGAGGAGGCGCGCAGCCGGCCGCTGTCGCGCGGCCACAGGCCCGAGACCACCCGGGCCGTCAGCTCCCGGTCGGCCGACGGCGACAGCCAGGGCATCAACTCGCGGTAGATCCCGCCGAGTACGACCGCGTCAGGGTCGAAGAGATTCACCGCGCCCGACAGGACGCGGCCCAGCATCGTGCCCGCCTGCTCGACGGCGGCCACCGCCTGCGCGTCACCGCCGCGCGCCTTGCGCTCCAGCTCCGCGACGCCCGGCACCCCGGAGTTCTCGTCCATGCCGGCCGCCCGCAGCAGCGCCGACTGGCCCGCGTACTGCTCAAGACAGCCGCGCGAACCGCAACGGCACAGCGGACCCTCGGAGTCGACGACCACATGGCCGATCTCCCCGGCGAAGCCGTGCGCGCCGCGCAGCAGTTCACCGTCGAGGACCAGCGCGCCGCCGACGCCGATCTCACCGGTCAGATACAGGAACGAGCGCAACGGGCCGAGGCCGCCGAACCACAGCTCGGCCAGCGCCGCCAGATTGGCCTCGTTCTCCGAACTCACCGGCAGCACGGGCTGTTCCGGCTGCAGTTCGGCCAAGGCGCGCGCGAACAGCTCCTCGGCGGGCACCCGGTTCCAGCCGAGGTTGGGGGCCTGCCGGACCGTACCGCCCGACACCAGCCCCGGCAGCGCCAGTTGGACCCCCACGGGCAGCAAGTCCTGCTCGGCGGCGGACTCCAGGGTGCGCGCGGCGATACGGGCGCCACGGGCCAGCACCTCGGCGGGCAGCGCACCCCTGTTGTCGATGTGCTCGGTGAGCCGGACCCGGTCGGTGCCGGACAGATCGACGACACACACCGACACGTAGTCGATGTTGATCTCGACACCGATCCCGGCCGGCCCGGAACGGGTCACCTTCAGCACCGTGCCCGGCCGGCCCGCCTGTCCGCTGAACGTCTTGCCGGACTCGGAGAGGAAGCCGCTCTCCAGCAACTGCTCGACCAGGGACGACACCGCGGCCCTGGTCAGTCCCACGCGCGCGGCGACCCCGGCCCTGGTCGCCTCGCCCTCGTCCCGTACCGCGCGCAGCACAAGGCTCAGATTGTGCCGGCGCACTGTCTCTTTGTCCGCTTTGGGGCCGAGGGATGTGTGGTTGTTGTTCATGTCGCTGACGAGCCTATGTGATCGGCGTTGCGCACAGGGGGTGTCCTGGCAGGTCCGCCCCACGACGGAGGCCGCGGGGCACCCGTCCGTCGCGCCGTGACGGCCGCCGGTTCATCCGGCGGGGAGCGCCGATCCGGCCGTCCGGCCCGGCGCGAACAGCCGCTGCGCCGCCACCGCCGCCCCGCCCCTCGCCCACGCCTCGAAGGGCAGCGGGCGCACCACCAGATCGCAGTCGGCCGCCGTGCCGAACGCCTGGGCGCCGAAGGCCCGCCGGATCTCGTCGCTGAACAGGTCGTACGAGGCGACGCCCTCACCGGAGATGATGATGCGCTCGGGTCCGAAGAGGTTGGCCACCGACGCTATGGCGAGACCCAGCGCCCTGCCCGCCCGGGTGAAGACCCGGCGGGCCGCCTCGTCGCCGTTGTGGGCGAGGCGGGTGGCGTCGGCCAGGGTGAGCGCGGTGTCCCCGGTCTCCTCCCTGACCTGGTCGACGATCGCCTGGGCCGAGGCGATGGCCTCCACACAGCCGGTGTTGCCGCAGGTGCAGACCCGGTCGGAGCCGCCCACCGGCAGATGGCCGATCTCGCCGGACACCCCGTGCGCGCCGGAGACCA is from Streptomyces sp. NBC_00370 and encodes:
- the xylA gene encoding xylose isomerase: MTDSFTPTPEDKFSFGLWTVGWQGKDPFGDATRPALDPVESVKRLAELGSWGVTFHDDDLIPFGSTDAEREAHIKRFRQATEETGITVEMVTTNLFTHPVFKDGGFTANDRDVRRYALRKVLRNVDLAAELGAKTFVAWGGREGAESGGAKDVRLALDRMKEAFDLLAEYVTEQGYDIKFAIEPKPNEPRGDILLPTVGHAIAFIDRLARPELFGVNPEVGHEQMAGLNFQHGIAQALWSGKLFHIDLNGQHGTRYDQDLRFGAGDLRAAFWLVDLLESAGWEGARHFDFKPPRTEDFDGVWASAAGCMRNYLILKERAAAFRADPQVQEALRAARLDELAQPTAADGVAALLADRAAFEDFDVDAAAERGMAFEALDQLAMDHLLGAR
- a CDS encoding ROK family transcriptional regulator — protein: MNNNHTSLGPKADKETVRRHNLSLVLRAVRDEGEATRAGVAARVGLTRAAVSSLVEQLLESGFLSESGKTFSGQAGRPGTVLKVTRSGPAGIGVEINIDYVSVCVVDLSGTDRVRLTEHIDNRGALPAEVLARGARIAARTLESAAEQDLLPVGVQLALPGLVSGGTVRQAPNLGWNRVPAEELFARALAELQPEQPVLPVSSENEANLAALAELWFGGLGPLRSFLYLTGEIGVGGALVLDGELLRGAHGFAGEIGHVVVDSEGPLCRCGSRGCLEQYAGQSALLRAAGMDENSGVPGVAELERKARGGDAQAVAAVEQAGTMLGRVLSGAVNLFDPDAVVLGGIYRELMPWLSPSADRELTARVVSGLWPRDSGRLRASSSAGDAARGAAALVVRAVLADPVAYVRREANR